In Tachysurus fulvidraco isolate hzauxx_2018 chromosome 1, HZAU_PFXX_2.0, whole genome shotgun sequence, a single window of DNA contains:
- the pcolceb gene encoding procollagen C-endopeptidase enhancer b isoform X1: MRGGVCVWCVCLLVLGLRWAQGQSQTNFTRPIFKCGGHLTTDSGFVASEDFPTHYKPNSKCTWYITVPEGQVVMLQFRIFDLEADPTCRYDYVDVYNGHLYTVQKLGRFCGTFRPGALISTSNLMMLEMVSDSGRGGRGFLAFFSGGKPHVDENQFCGGRLTNPHGSVKTPNWPESNYPAGISCSWHISVASNMVIEVKFEKLDLEADKYCRFDYVAIFNGGESDNSRRIGKFCGDNAPEPVISRGNEVLVQFVSDLSLTGAGFMAHYKSIPRGSRTATSTLGTVPGPRIDSDLVNSIPKPRTTSKPPTRTKPKPTLKPKTPVKPKTTRKPSSGSQMPKPKLPEKPNRVIPKPPVKPTLKPKAKPTPKPKVKPTPKPKVKPTPKPKVKPTPKPKVKPTPKPKPNIKPTKPTPASNAKPKPKPVVKTTMKPKTKPATNTSTKFIPTGKKIPAENPQCSEPCKRTGTLLTSFCPSDFVLTGKVASVTPSSRGSVEVDVYIMKTYKAGKLNITKRGPITSVNLTVPCLKCPVLRKGVNYVLMGQVNEEGHGILNTSSFVLLHKQVHDKALAILAKKAC, encoded by the exons ATgaggggtggtgtgtgtgtgtggtgtgtgtgcctTCTTGTTTTGGGGTTGCGATGGGCACAAGGACAAAGTCAAACCAACTTCAcaag gccAATTTTCAAATGTGGGGGTCATTTAACGACAGATTCAGGCTTTGTGGCTAGTGAAGACTTCCCCACTCATTACAAACCCAACTCCAAATGCACTTGGTACATCACA GTTCCAGAGGGTCAGGTGGTCATGCTTCAGTTCCGTATCTTCGACCTGGAGGCTGACCCCACCTGTCGCTATGACTACGTGGATGTGTATAATGGTCACTTGTATACGGTACAAAAGCTTGGCCGCTTCTGTGGAACGTTCCGGCCTGGGGCTCTTATCTCCACCTCCAACCTCATGATGCTGGAGATGGTGTCTGACTCGGGCCGGGGAGGACGCGGCTTCCTGGCTTTCTTTAGCGGTGGAAAGCCACATGTGGACG AGAATCAGTTTTGTGGTGGCAGGTTGACAAATCCTCACGGATCAGTGAAGACTCCAAACTGGCCAGAATCTAATTACCCAGCAGGCATCAGTTGTTCCTGGCACATCTCTGTAGCAAGCAACATG GTGATTGAAGTAAAGTTTGAGAAACTGGATCTGGAAGCAGATAAATACTGTCGCTTTGACTACGTGGCAATATTTAATGGTGGAGAATCAGACAATTCACGACGTATTGGCAAATTCTGTGGAGATAATGCACCAGA GCCTGTCATTAGCAGAGGAAATGAAGTGTTGGTGCAGTTTGTATCTGACCTCAGTTTGACAGGGGCAGGTTTCATGGCACACTATAAGAGCATCCCACGTGGCTCTCGAACTGCAACATCGACCCTGGGCACTGTGCCTGGACCTAGAATTGACTCTGACCTTGTTAACTCAATTCCTAAACCTAGAACAACATCTAAACCCCCAACTAGAACTAAACCCAAGCCTACACTTAAGCCTAAAACACCTGTTAAACCCAAAACAACACGGAAACCTTCATCTGGATCACAGATGCCTAAGCCTAAGCTTCCAGAAAAACCTAATAGGGTTATACCAAAACCTCCAGTTAAACCAACTCTAAAGCCTAAAGCTAAACCAACTCCAAAGCCTAAAGTTAAACCAACTCCAAAACCTAAAGTTAAACCGACTCCAAAGCCTAAAGTTAAACCAACTCCAAAGCCTAAAGTTAAACCAACTCCAAAGCCTAAACCAAATATTAAGCCAACAAAGCCCACACCTGCATCTAATGCCAAGCCCAAACCCAAGCCAGTTGTAAAAACTACCATGAAACCAAAGACCAAACCTGCCACCAACACAAGCACCAAGTTCATCCCTACAGGAAAAAAGATCC CTGCAGAGAATCCACAGTGTTCAGAGCCATGTAAGAGGACAGGCACTCTTCTGACCAGCTTCTGTCCCAGTGACTTTG TGCTGACAGGAAAGGTGGCATCAGTGACCCCAAGCTCCCGTGGTAGCGTTGAGGTGGATGTGTACATCATGAAGACCTATAAGGCAGGCAAGCTTAACATCACCAAGAGAGGACCGATTACGTCTGTCAATCTAACCGTTCCCTGCTTGAAATGTCCTGTGCTGCGTAAAG GAGTAAACTATGTGTTGATGGGCCAGGTAAATGAAGAGGGACATGGCATTCTGAACACTTCCAGCTTTGTCTTACTGCATAAGCAGGTGCATGATAAAGCACTGGCCATACTAGCTAAGAAAGCATGCTAA
- the paqr9 gene encoding membrane progesterone receptor epsilon encodes MWSLPLLRYTDVPSRVTENFILSGYRFPDYSLLQCLVSAFRPTNETGNFWTHFLPIFIFGFHFLEIFEWEGAPGPGEPFFYPAWNYFFGVLYLLLASSMAHLLNSMSLIIREICFFVDYGTISAYTVGSSLAYYYYIHPQAGIPKIDFGTLNVSKSQSVSAEESPSAPSPNASFFPIHFQFFDSLYVPCSCLVAIVCVLTCCKTRQQWRKHRYAVRTLVFLLPFFISSTPIFYRLLSPSPYPSSSQTFSSYPSPTMASFFYRHCFWLVVSAAFNISKIPERLSPGKFDIWGHSHQWFHCCTFLSILDELHMIKVEIRALLLHTTLVLEPTTNPHLPGPTIYSTFGLMLLLQGCIASIIIWFGWCAYHIYYPVQKGLKAQ; translated from the coding sequence ATGTGGTCACTACCTCTCCTTCGTTACACCGATGTTCCATCAAGAGTGACGGAGAACTTCATTTTGTCAGGTTACCGCTTCCCTGACTACAGCCTCCTACAGTGCCTAGTCTCTGCATTCCGACCTACCAATGAGACTGGAAACTTCTGGACTCACTTCCTCCCAATATTTATCTTCGGATTTCACTTTCTAGAGATATTTGAATGGGAAGGAGCCCCGGGCCCTGGGGAGCCCTTCTTTTACCCAGCCTGGAACTATTTCTTTGGGGTTTTATATCTGCTGCTGGCCAGCAGTATGGCTCACCTCCTTAACTCCATGTCACTAATCATCAGAGAGATCTGCTTCTTTGTGGATTATGGAACCATCAGTGCTTATACTGTAGGTTCTTCTTTGGCTTACTATTACTACATTCACCCACAGGCAGGGATACCAAAGATTGACTTTGGGACACTGAATGTATCAAAGTCACAGTCAGTGAGTGCAGAGGAGTCTCCCTCAGCTCCTTCTCCCAATGCTTCATTCTTTCccattcattttcagttttttgATAGCTTATACGTCCCCTGCTCCTGCCTGGTGGCCATCGTCTGTGTGCTAACTTGTTGCAAAACAAGGCAGCAGTGGAGGAAGCACCGCTATGCTGTACGTACCCTAGTCTTTCTTCTGCCATTCTTCATTTCGTCCACACCAATTTTCTACCGGCTTCTCAGCCCATCACCATATCCATCCTCCTCTCAGACATTTTCTTCTTACCCATCACCTACAATGGCCAGCTTCTTCTATCGCCACTGCTTCTGGCTGGTGGTGTCCGCAGCCTTTAACATCAGCAAGATCCCAGAAAGATTGTCTCCAGGAAAGTTTGACATCTGGGGGCACAGTCACCAGTGGTTCCACTGCTGCACCTTCCTCTCCATCCTGGATGAGCTCCATATGATCAAGGTAGAGATCCGAGCCCTGCTGCTTCACACTACCTTGGTTCTAGAACCTACCACAAATCCCCACCTCCCTGGCCCAACTATCTACTCCACTTTTGGGTTGATGCTGCTGCTACAGGGGTGTATAGCTTCCATTATTATATGGTTTGGGTGGTGTGCATACCACATTTATTATCCTGTGCAGAAAGGCCTGAAGGCACAATGA
- the pcolceb gene encoding procollagen C-endopeptidase enhancer b isoform X2, which translates to MRGGVCVWCVCLLVLGLRWAQGQSQTNFTRPIFKCGGHLTTDSGFVASEDFPTHYKPNSKCTWYITVPEGQVVMLQFRIFDLEADPTCRYDYVDVYNGHLYTVQKLGRFCGTFRPGALISTSNLMMLEMVSDSGRGGRGFLAFFSGGKPHVDENQFCGGRLTNPHGSVKTPNWPESNYPAGISCSWHISVASNMVIEVKFEKLDLEADKYCRFDYVAIFNGGESDNSRRIGKFCGDNAPEPVISRGNEVLVQFVSDLSLTGAGFMAHYKSIPRGSRTATSTLGTVPGPRIDSDLVNSIPKPRTTSKPPTRTKPKPTLKPKTPVKPKTTRKPSSGSQMPKPKLPEKPNRVIPKPPVKPTLKPKAKPTPKPKVKPTPKPKVKPTPKPKVKPTPKPKVKPTPKPKPNIKPTKPTPASNAKPKPKPVVKTTMKPKTKPATNTSTKFIPTGKKIQNPQCSEPCKRTGTLLTSFCPSDFVLTGKVASVTPSSRGSVEVDVYIMKTYKAGKLNITKRGPITSVNLTVPCLKCPVLRKGVNYVLMGQVNEEGHGILNTSSFVLLHKQVHDKALAILAKKAC; encoded by the exons ATgaggggtggtgtgtgtgtgtggtgtgtgtgcctTCTTGTTTTGGGGTTGCGATGGGCACAAGGACAAAGTCAAACCAACTTCAcaag gccAATTTTCAAATGTGGGGGTCATTTAACGACAGATTCAGGCTTTGTGGCTAGTGAAGACTTCCCCACTCATTACAAACCCAACTCCAAATGCACTTGGTACATCACA GTTCCAGAGGGTCAGGTGGTCATGCTTCAGTTCCGTATCTTCGACCTGGAGGCTGACCCCACCTGTCGCTATGACTACGTGGATGTGTATAATGGTCACTTGTATACGGTACAAAAGCTTGGCCGCTTCTGTGGAACGTTCCGGCCTGGGGCTCTTATCTCCACCTCCAACCTCATGATGCTGGAGATGGTGTCTGACTCGGGCCGGGGAGGACGCGGCTTCCTGGCTTTCTTTAGCGGTGGAAAGCCACATGTGGACG AGAATCAGTTTTGTGGTGGCAGGTTGACAAATCCTCACGGATCAGTGAAGACTCCAAACTGGCCAGAATCTAATTACCCAGCAGGCATCAGTTGTTCCTGGCACATCTCTGTAGCAAGCAACATG GTGATTGAAGTAAAGTTTGAGAAACTGGATCTGGAAGCAGATAAATACTGTCGCTTTGACTACGTGGCAATATTTAATGGTGGAGAATCAGACAATTCACGACGTATTGGCAAATTCTGTGGAGATAATGCACCAGA GCCTGTCATTAGCAGAGGAAATGAAGTGTTGGTGCAGTTTGTATCTGACCTCAGTTTGACAGGGGCAGGTTTCATGGCACACTATAAGAGCATCCCACGTGGCTCTCGAACTGCAACATCGACCCTGGGCACTGTGCCTGGACCTAGAATTGACTCTGACCTTGTTAACTCAATTCCTAAACCTAGAACAACATCTAAACCCCCAACTAGAACTAAACCCAAGCCTACACTTAAGCCTAAAACACCTGTTAAACCCAAAACAACACGGAAACCTTCATCTGGATCACAGATGCCTAAGCCTAAGCTTCCAGAAAAACCTAATAGGGTTATACCAAAACCTCCAGTTAAACCAACTCTAAAGCCTAAAGCTAAACCAACTCCAAAGCCTAAAGTTAAACCAACTCCAAAACCTAAAGTTAAACCGACTCCAAAGCCTAAAGTTAAACCAACTCCAAAGCCTAAAGTTAAACCAACTCCAAAGCCTAAACCAAATATTAAGCCAACAAAGCCCACACCTGCATCTAATGCCAAGCCCAAACCCAAGCCAGTTGTAAAAACTACCATGAAACCAAAGACCAAACCTGCCACCAACACAAGCACCAAGTTCATCCCTACAGGAAAAAAGATCC AGAATCCACAGTGTTCAGAGCCATGTAAGAGGACAGGCACTCTTCTGACCAGCTTCTGTCCCAGTGACTTTG TGCTGACAGGAAAGGTGGCATCAGTGACCCCAAGCTCCCGTGGTAGCGTTGAGGTGGATGTGTACATCATGAAGACCTATAAGGCAGGCAAGCTTAACATCACCAAGAGAGGACCGATTACGTCTGTCAATCTAACCGTTCCCTGCTTGAAATGTCCTGTGCTGCGTAAAG GAGTAAACTATGTGTTGATGGGCCAGGTAAATGAAGAGGGACATGGCATTCTGAACACTTCCAGCTTTGTCTTACTGCATAAGCAGGTGCATGATAAAGCACTGGCCATACTAGCTAAGAAAGCATGCTAA